Sequence from the Herbaspirillum sp. meg3 genome:
GGCAAGAACATTGTCATCTGCGGCGGCGGTGACTCCGCGCTGGACTGGGCGCTGAACTTCGTCGGCAAGGCTGAATCCGTCGTGCTGCTGCACCGTCGCGAAGAATTCCGCGCGGCGCCGGCATCAGTAGCCAAGATGAAGGAACTGTGCGAACAGTACGAAATGCAATTCCTGGTTGGCCAGGCTACCGGGTTTGAAGCCAAAGACGGCAAACTGTCCGAGATCAAGGTCACCGGCGCCGACGGCGTTACCCGTCGCCTGCCGCTGGACATGTTGCTGGTGTTCTTCGGTTTGTCGCCAAAACTGGGCCCGATCGCCGAATGGGGTCTGGATATCGAGCGCAAGCAGTTGAAAGTGGTCGACACCGAAAAGTTTGAAACCAACGTTCCGGGCATCTTCGCGGTGGGCGACATCAACACCTACCCTGGCAAGAAAAAGCTGATCCTGTCGGGCTTCCACGAAGCTGCGCTAGCAGCCTTTGGCGCGGCACCGTACATCTTCCCTGAGAAGAAGATCCACATGCAATACACAACAACGTCGCCGAAACTGCACAAGATCCTTGGCGTGGAAACACCGGTTTTCGACTGATCTGCGCAACATTGGCGATCAGGCCAACCTGAAGAAAAAGCTCCTCTCCTTCCGGACAGGGGCTTTTTTCTTGCCTGCCTCTCCCCATATAGCCTGAGAAAAGACATACTAATGCCAATAATGTCGATATAAATCGTTGAATAAAAAGTCTTTATTTAATCAACAACCTGAAAATTCTTTGTCAACATTTGGTGTTTTTATCATGGCCCCGGCAAGGACGGCGAAGGGCGAACCGTGGTAAAATATTGCATTGCAACATAGCAAGTTTTTGTAGTCTGAACGGCACACAATGCCGTTACGGATATATCAGCCAGCTTCATGCGTAATATGTGTAAAGGTTAGCCATGCTTTATCAACTTCACGAATTAAATCGCACCTTTCTCAATCCCCTGATGCAGTGGGCCGAAACTTCGGCAAAACTCTTCTCTGATCCCGT
This genomic interval carries:
- a CDS encoding NAD(P)/FAD-dependent oxidoreductase translates to MDNFKIAAADAGKTTPIETDAVIVGAGPVGLFQVFELGLLEIKAHVIDSLANVGGQCVELYPDKPIYDIPAVPVCTGQELTDNLLKQIEPFDPIFHLGQEVTVVQKREDGRFDLETSAGTKFITKTIFIAAGVGSFQPRTLKVDGIEAFDGSQLFYRVKDPAQFEGKNIVICGGGDSALDWALNFVGKAESVVLLHRREEFRAAPASVAKMKELCEQYEMQFLVGQATGFEAKDGKLSEIKVTGADGVTRRLPLDMLLVFFGLSPKLGPIAEWGLDIERKQLKVVDTEKFETNVPGIFAVGDINTYPGKKKLILSGFHEAALAAFGAAPYIFPEKKIHMQYTTTSPKLHKILGVETPVFD